A stretch of DNA from Roseovarius faecimaris:
CTTGCGCCGCTTCACATTCCCGCCACGCTGCCCCGGACGGCCGGCCGTAGAGCGGCCTTTCGTGGCCTCGCTTGCCGCCTCCACCACAGATTGCCGGGCCAGCGGATCGTCAGCCACGGCCAGGTCCACCGCTTCCAGCCGTTTGATCTCGTCGCGCAGGCGGGCGGCTTCCTCAAATTCCAGGTTTTCGGCGGCCTTGCGCATATCCGTGCGCAGCCCGTCGAGATGCGCCTGAAGATTTGCACCGACCAGAGGTTTGTCGACCTTCGCCGTGACACGCGCCATATCCACGTCGCCCTTGTAAAGCCCGGCCAGGATGTCCTCGACGTTTTTCTTTACCGTTTCGGGGGTTATGCCGTGTTCTTCATTATAGGCGATCTGTTTGGCGCGACGGCGGTTGGTCTCGTTCAGGGCACGTTCCATCGAGCCGGTCACCTTGTCGGCATACATGATCACGCGGCCCTCGGCGTTGCGCGCGGCGCGTCCGATGGTCTGAATGAGAGAGGTCTCAGAGCGCAGGAACCCTTCTTTGTCGGCGTCCAGAATGGCCACCAGCCCGCATTCGGGGATGTCGAGCCCCTCGCGCAGCAGGTTGATCCCGATCAGCACGTCGAACGCCCCGAGGCGCAGATCGCGCAGGATCTCGATCCGTTCGAGCGTGTCGATGTCGGAATGCATGTAGCGCACGCGGATGCCCTGCTCATGCAGGTATTCGGTGAGGTCCTCGGCCATGCGCTTGGTCAGCGTGGTGACAAGGGTGCGATAGCCATCCGCCGCCACGCGCCGCACCTCGTCCAGCAGGTCGTCCACCTGCATCTCGACAGGACGGATTTCCACTTCGGGGTCCAGAAGGCCGGTGGGGCGGATCACCTGCTCGGTAAAGACCCCGCCCGATTGCTCCAGCTCCCAGGCGGCGGGGGTCGCGGAAACGAAAACGGATTGCGGGCGCATCGCATCCCACTCCTCGAACTTGAGCGGGCGGTTGTCCATGCAGGAAGGCAGGCGGAAGCCATGTTCGGCCAGGGTGAACTTGCGCCGGTAGTCGCCTTTATACATCCCGCCGATCTGTGGGACCGAGACGTGGCTTTCGTCGGCAAAGACGATGGCATTATCCGGGATGAACTCGAACAGCGTGGGGGGCGGCTCTCCGGGTGCGCGCCCGGTGAGATAACGGGAATAGTTCTCGATCCCGTTACAAATCCCTGTGGCTTCAAGCATTTCCAGGTCGAAGTTCGTGCGTTGCTCCAACCGCTGCGCTTCCAGCAGGCGGCCCTCGTCAACCAACTGGTCCAGGCGGATGCGCAGCTCTTTCTTGATGCCCTGAATCGCCTGCTGCATCGTGGGTTTGGGCGTCACATAGTGCGAATTGGCATAGACGCGGATCTGCTCCATCGTGTCGGTTTTTTCCCCGGTCAGGGGGTCAAATTCTGTAATCGATTCAAGTTCTTCACCGAAGAAGCTCAACTTCCAGGCGCGATCTTCAAGGTGGGCGGGCCAAATCTCCAGGCTGTCGCCGCGCACACGGAACGCGCCGCGCGCAAAACCCTGATCGTTGCGGCGGTAGGCTTGCGCCACCAGATCGGCCATGATCTTGCGCTGGTCATATTCGCCGCCGACTTTCAAATCCTGCGTCATTGCCCCGTAGGTCTCGACCGACCCTATGCCGTAGATACACGAAACCGAGGCCACGATGATCACATCATCGCGTTCCAGCAGCGCCCGCGTGGCCGAGTGGCGCATGCGGTCGATCTGTTCGTTGATCTGGGATTCCTTCTCGATATAGGTATCCGAGCGGGGCACATAGGCCTCGGGCTGGTAGTAATCGTAGTAGCTGACAAAGTATTCCACAGCGTTATGGGGAAAAAACCCTTTAAATTCCCCGTAGAGTTGTGCTGCAAGTGTTTTGTTGGGGGCGAGAATGATCGCCGGGCGTTGCGTTTCCTCGATCACCTTGGCCATCGTATAGGTTTTGCCGGTGCCGGTGGCCCCGAGCAGAACCTGGTCGCGCTCGCCGCTCAGCACGCCCTCGCTCAGCTCGGCAATCGCGGTGGGCTGATCGCCTGCGGGCGAAAACTCCGAGACCATCTCGAACCGCTTGCCGCCTTCGAGCTTGGGGCGTTCTCTGACATCGGGCGCCGGGTTCGACAGCAGCGCCTCGGTCTTGTCGGAATGGGCATAGGGCATTGGGGGTGTCCTCTGGTTGCCCCCAAAGTTGATGTCTTTGCCGGGTACTTCAAGCCCCTATCCCGGGATCATGACGGAAACTGGCAGGAGCAAGCGGCGCATTCGGGTCCAAGTGTCGCGATTTGATGGCTTGCCGGGGACG
This window harbors:
- the uvrB gene encoding excinuclease ABC subunit UvrB, coding for MPYAHSDKTEALLSNPAPDVRERPKLEGGKRFEMVSEFSPAGDQPTAIAELSEGVLSGERDQVLLGATGTGKTYTMAKVIEETQRPAIILAPNKTLAAQLYGEFKGFFPHNAVEYFVSYYDYYQPEAYVPRSDTYIEKESQINEQIDRMRHSATRALLERDDVIIVASVSCIYGIGSVETYGAMTQDLKVGGEYDQRKIMADLVAQAYRRNDQGFARGAFRVRGDSLEIWPAHLEDRAWKLSFFGEELESITEFDPLTGEKTDTMEQIRVYANSHYVTPKPTMQQAIQGIKKELRIRLDQLVDEGRLLEAQRLEQRTNFDLEMLEATGICNGIENYSRYLTGRAPGEPPPTLFEFIPDNAIVFADESHVSVPQIGGMYKGDYRRKFTLAEHGFRLPSCMDNRPLKFEEWDAMRPQSVFVSATPAAWELEQSGGVFTEQVIRPTGLLDPEVEIRPVEMQVDDLLDEVRRVAADGYRTLVTTLTKRMAEDLTEYLHEQGIRVRYMHSDIDTLERIEILRDLRLGAFDVLIGINLLREGLDIPECGLVAILDADKEGFLRSETSLIQTIGRAARNAEGRVIMYADKVTGSMERALNETNRRRAKQIAYNEEHGITPETVKKNVEDILAGLYKGDVDMARVTAKVDKPLVGANLQAHLDGLRTDMRKAAENLEFEEAARLRDEIKRLEAVDLAVADDPLARQSVVEAASEATKGRSTAGRPGQRGGNVKRRKR